Proteins from a genomic interval of Balaenoptera acutorostrata chromosome 21, mBalAcu1.1, whole genome shotgun sequence:
- the LOC103001776 gene encoding 60S ribosomal protein L23-like, with protein sequence MSKRGRGGSSGAKFRISLGLPVGAVINCGDNTGAKHLYIISVKGVKGRLNRLPAAGVGDMVMATVKKGKPELRKKVHPAVVIQQRNSYRRKDGVFLYFEDNAGVIVNSKGEMKGSAITRPVAKECADLWPRIASNAGSIA encoded by the coding sequence ATGTCGAAGCGAGGACGTGGTGGGTCCTCTGGTGCGAAATTCCGGATTTCCTTGGGTCTTCCGGTTGGAGCCGTGATCAACTGCGGTGACAACACAGGAGCCAAACATCTGTATATCATCTCTGTGAAGGGAGTCAAGGGACGACTGAATAGACTTCCTGCTGCTGGTGTGGGTGACATGGTGATGGCCACCGTCAAGAAAGGCAAACCAGAGCTCAGAAAGAAGGTACATCCAGCAGTGGTAATTCAACAACGAAATTCATACCGGAGAAAAGATggtgtgtttctttattttgaagataaCGCAGGGGTCATAGTAAACAGTAAAGGCGAGATGAAAGGTTCTGCTATCACAAGACCAGTTGCAAAGGAATGTGCAGACTTGTGGCCCAGGATTGCATCCAATGCTGGCAGCATTGCATGA